Proteins from one Rosa chinensis cultivar Old Blush chromosome 7, RchiOBHm-V2, whole genome shotgun sequence genomic window:
- the LOC112175097 gene encoding uncharacterized protein LOC112175097, giving the protein MFPGFPTRFQLHRKTHTRRRRRRLRSENMLVQSCTPSSVEARKQDLCISVLKTYKLQKISLHKSCAAAAVQVSGIDDSIQSCKLCGKSENVLNLLLCDRCEEAFHVSCCKPRVVLPIDEWFCHSCAKMSEINSFSKSRTISQGIGPCQFEFGPVLGPIAAMIKYPDPFISKVRIGEAYQAQVPDWAPPTEVKTDNGGCSDCADSQLKSHTASRKRKQEFSS; this is encoded by the exons ATGTTTCCCGGTTTCCCTACCAGATTTCAACTCCACCGAAAGACCCACACACGCCGACGCCGACGCCGACTCAGATCTg AAAACATGTTAGTTCAGAGCTGTACTCCGAGTTCAGTTGAAGCAAGGAAACAGGATCTTTGCATTTCCGTACTTAAAACGTATAAGCTCCAAAAGATTtcccttcataaaagttgtgctgctgctgctgttcaAGTTTCCGGAATTGATGACTCTATTCAGTCGTGTAAGCTGTGTGGTAAATCCGAAAACGTATTGAATCTGTTACTTTGTGATCGTTGTGAGGAAGCGTTTCATGTGTCTTGCTGCAAACCCAGGGTGGTTTTGCCAATTGACGAGTGGTTTTGTCATTCCTGTGCAAAAATGTCGGAGATTAATTCCTTCTCCAAATCACGTACTATTAGTCAGGGGATTGGCCCATGTCAATTTGAATTCGGTCCAGTATTGGGTCCAATAGCAGCCATGATCAAGTACCCGGACCCATTTATTTCTAAGGTTCGAATTGGCGAAGCATATCAAGCCCAAGTTCCTGACTG GGCTCCTCCCACTGAAGTCAAAACTGACAACGGGGGTTGTTCTGATTGTGCCGACTCTCAG TTGAAATCACATACTGCTTCTAGAAAGAGAAAACAAGAGTTTTCATCATAA